A window of the Hordeum vulgare subsp. vulgare chromosome 5H, MorexV3_pseudomolecules_assembly, whole genome shotgun sequence genome harbors these coding sequences:
- the LOC123395177 gene encoding E3 ubiquitin-protein ligase At1g63170-like isoform X1, giving the protein MEHANCDAHEHVINVAHGETASTSTSHQDLHSDTDEPHQEDRPSTSTRTPSPQSSASTSPTAYSSRNLSFPRRDSFYGRGTSLWNSGLWISFEFVMYVAQITAAIVILILSRHELPHAPLVAWIIGYTVGCTASLPLVYWRYVHRNRPSEEEPEQPPTTYPTLTSSSSEGRNQRTSGSVLHLGCITIACPRPSILAYHSKTAVDCFFAIWFVVGNVWIFGGRGTSSDAQDAPNMYRLCLAFLALSCVGYAIPFIMCAAICCCFPCLISVLRLQEDLGQSRGATQELIDALPTYKFKPKRSKNWVLDHASSSENLSEGGILGPGTKKERIVSAEDAVCCICLTKYGDDDELRELPCNHLFHVQCVDKWLKINAVCPLCKTEIGGVVRSFFGLPFGRRRVDRMAGRGVASSRFSV; this is encoded by the exons ATGGAGCATGCTAACTGCGATGCGCACGAGCATGTTATAAATGTAGCACATGGGGAAACCGCATCAACATCAACCAGTCATCAAGATCTGCACAGTGATACGGATGAACCACATCAGGAAGATCGGCCTTCAACAAGCACGAGGACGCCATCGCCACAATCTTCAGCATCAACATCACCAACTGCTTACAGCTCCAGAAATTTATCATTTCCTAGAAGAGATAGTTTCTATGGTCGTGGAACAAGTCTTTGGAATTCTGGTTTATGGATCTCGTTTGAATTTGTCATGTATGTAGCACAGATTACAGCTGCTATTGTCATCCTCATCTTGTCAAGACATGAACTTCCCCATGCCCCTTTAGTTGCATGGATAATTGGTTATACAGTTGGCTGCACTGCAAGTCTTCCTCTTGTATATTGGCGCTATGTCCATCGAAACAGACCTTCGGAGGAAGAACCTGAACAGCCACCTACAACTTATCCTACTTtgacttcatcttcatcagaaggACGCAATCAGCGTACCAGTGGTTCTGTCTTGCATCTTGGGTGCATCACAATTGCTTGTCCAAG GCCTAGCATACTGGCTTATCATTCCAAGACAGCCGTAGACTGTTTCTTTGCTATATGGTTTGTTGTTGGCAATGTGTGGATTTTTGGTGGGCGTGGCACTTCATCAGATGCTCAGGACGCTCCAAATATGTATAG GCTATGTTTAGCGTTCCTTGCACTTAGTTGTGTTGGGTATGCCATTCCATTCATCATGTGTGCAGCGATATGCTGCTGCTTTCCATGCTTAATTTCCGTTTTGCGCCTTCAAGAGGATTTGGGTCAAAGCAGAGGAGCTACTCAAGAGCTAATCGATGCATTGCCAACCTACAAATTTAAACCAAAACGAAGCAAAAACTGGGTTCTTGATCATGCTTCGAGCTCAGAGAATCTTAGCGAGGGCGGCATCCTGGGCCCAGGAACTAAAAAGGAAAGGATTGTTTCGGCTGAAGATGCT GTGTGCTGCATCTGCCTTACTAAGTACGGAGATGACGATgagcttcgcgagcttccttgcaaccATTTGTTTCATGTGCAATGTGTCGATAAATGGCTCAAGATAAATGCAGTATGCCCACTCTGCAAGACAGAGATTGGAGGCGTGGTTCGATCATTCTTTGGATTGCCCTTTGGCCGCCGCCGTGTTGATAGGATGGCAGGAAGAGGTGTAGCTAGCTCAAGATTTAGTGTATAG
- the LOC123395177 gene encoding E3 ubiquitin-protein ligase At1g12760-like isoform X2: MGKPHQHQPVIKICTVIRMNHIRKIGLQQARGRHRHNLQHQHHQLLTAPEIYHFLEEIVSMVVEQVFGILITAAIVILILSRHELPHAPLVAWIIGYTVGCTASLPLVYWRYVHRNRPSEEEPEQPPTTYPTLTSSSSEGRNQRTSGSVLHLGCITIACPRPSILAYHSKTAVDCFFAIWFVVGNVWIFGGRGTSSDAQDAPNMYRLCLAFLALSCVGYAIPFIMCAAICCCFPCLISVLRLQEDLGQSRGATQELIDALPTYKFKPKRSKNWVLDHASSSENLSEGGILGPGTKKERIVSAEDAVCCICLTKYGDDDELRELPCNHLFHVQCVDKWLKINAVCPLCKTEIGGVVRSFFGLPFGRRRVDRMAGRGVASSRFSV, encoded by the exons ATGGGGAAACCGCATCAACATCAACCAGTCATCAAGATCTGCACAGTGATACGGATGAACCACATCAGGAAGATCGGCCTTCAACAAGCACGAGGACGCCATCGCCACAATCTTCAGCATCAACATCACCAACTGCTTACAGCTCCAGAAATTTATCATTTCCTAGAAGAGATAGTTTCTATGGTCGTGGAACAAGTCTTTGGAATTCTG ATTACAGCTGCTATTGTCATCCTCATCTTGTCAAGACATGAACTTCCCCATGCCCCTTTAGTTGCATGGATAATTGGTTATACAGTTGGCTGCACTGCAAGTCTTCCTCTTGTATATTGGCGCTATGTCCATCGAAACAGACCTTCGGAGGAAGAACCTGAACAGCCACCTACAACTTATCCTACTTtgacttcatcttcatcagaaggACGCAATCAGCGTACCAGTGGTTCTGTCTTGCATCTTGGGTGCATCACAATTGCTTGTCCAAG GCCTAGCATACTGGCTTATCATTCCAAGACAGCCGTAGACTGTTTCTTTGCTATATGGTTTGTTGTTGGCAATGTGTGGATTTTTGGTGGGCGTGGCACTTCATCAGATGCTCAGGACGCTCCAAATATGTATAG GCTATGTTTAGCGTTCCTTGCACTTAGTTGTGTTGGGTATGCCATTCCATTCATCATGTGTGCAGCGATATGCTGCTGCTTTCCATGCTTAATTTCCGTTTTGCGCCTTCAAGAGGATTTGGGTCAAAGCAGAGGAGCTACTCAAGAGCTAATCGATGCATTGCCAACCTACAAATTTAAACCAAAACGAAGCAAAAACTGGGTTCTTGATCATGCTTCGAGCTCAGAGAATCTTAGCGAGGGCGGCATCCTGGGCCCAGGAACTAAAAAGGAAAGGATTGTTTCGGCTGAAGATGCT GTGTGCTGCATCTGCCTTACTAAGTACGGAGATGACGATgagcttcgcgagcttccttgcaaccATTTGTTTCATGTGCAATGTGTCGATAAATGGCTCAAGATAAATGCAGTATGCCCACTCTGCAAGACAGAGATTGGAGGCGTGGTTCGATCATTCTTTGGATTGCCCTTTGGCCGCCGCCGTGTTGATAGGATGGCAGGAAGAGGTGTAGCTAGCTCAAGATTTAGTGTATAG